The Ornithinimicrobium faecis region GCAGGCGGCGCTCGCCGACACCGCCGTGGGTGGCGGGGACAGCAGTCGCGTCGCGGGCCGGCTCTGGCGCAACCGCCGTTATCGCTTCGGCGTCGTCGCCCAGTTCTTCAATGTCGCGGCACAGACCTGCGTGTGGACCTTCACGATCATCTATGCACTGGATGTCGTCGGCGTCTCCTCCAGCGCCTCCGGTTGGTATCTGCAGGCCAGCCTCATCCTGTTCCTCATCGCCCGATTTGCCATGGTCTATCTGCTCGGGATCTTCCGCCCCGCCAGGCTGCTATTGCTCATGGCCGTGTTCGGTGTCATCTGCTGCCTGATCGCCATGTACTCACTCAACATGGTCGGGCTTATCGCGGTCGTGGCGATCTCGGCGTCGTTGTCGCTGATGTTTCCCACGATCTATGGCCTGGCCCTGGAGGGCCTGGGTGAGGACGCGAAGTTCGGCGCGGCAGGCCTGGTCATGGCGATCCTTGGAGGGGCGATCCTCCCGCTGGTCCAGGGCGCCGTCATGGACGGCGTGGGCGACACGGCCTTTGGCTTCATCGTCCCCGCAGCGTGCCTGGCCATGGTCGCCGCGTATGCCGTATTCGAGCTGCGTGACCGCCCGCAGCTTCCGGCTGTGGCTGAGGAGACATCATGAGCGTCCGCAGCCTGGCCGCGGCCGCGGCCCTGACCACCGGCTTGATGCTCACCGGGTGTGCGGGGGAGGACCCGGACGTCACCGTCGGGCTGATCACCAAGCAGGAGGACAACCCCTACTGGGTGACGATGCGGCAGGTTGCCGAGGAGACGGCTGGAGAGGAGAACGTCGATTTACTCACCGCCACCGGCACGAGTGACGTGGATGTGGACTCCCAGGTCGTGGCCTTGCAGGAGATGACCGCCCAGGGGGCGGACGGCATACTCATCGCTCCCACGGACTCCGAGGCTCTGGTGCCGGCCATCGAGGACGCCCGGGAGGCGGGTGTCACGGTGATCGCCGTGGACACCCCGACCGAGCCCGAGTCGGCGGTGGATGCCGTTTTTGCCACCGACAACCACGAGGCCGGCGAGTTGGTCGGGGAGTATGCCAAGGCCAAGGCCGAGGAGATGGGACTCGAGCCCAGGATCGCGATCCTGGACCTCGCTCCGGGCATCGCCTCGGGTGAGCAGCGCCGGGCCGGCTTTCTGGCTGGTTTCGGGATCGAGGAGGATGACCCGCAGATCAGCGGGTCGCAGGACACTGAGGGAGACCGGGAGTTGGGGGTGGTCGCGATGCGCGACCTGCTGGCCCAGGATCCTGGCATCAACGTGATCTATGCCGTCAACGAGCCGGCTGCCCTGGGGGCGGTCGTTGCGCTTGAGGAAGTCGACCGGGACCAAGGGGACGTCATCCTGGTGACCGTCGATGGTGGCTGTGAGGCGATCAAGGATGCCGTGCGGCCGGGGGACATTGACGCCACCGCGCAGCAGTATCCGGAGAACATGGCACGCGAGGGAGTGACCGCGCTGGCCGACCACGCCCGCGGCGGCCCAGCCCCCACGGGTTTCCTCAACACCGGCATCGTGCTGATCACCGGCAACCCCGCCCCGGGGGTCGAGTCCCGCGACGTCGCGTTCGGCGTGCGGAACTGCTGGGGATGACGAGCGAGCTCGACGGCTCGCGATTGGCCCCCGGGCCGGGGTGGGTGCTGGCTCAGATCTGTGCCTCCGCGGCCCCGAGCACGTCGTGCAGACCGAACTTGTCGTTGAAGGCATGCACTTCAAAGAAGATGAAGTGGTTCTCAGCCATGTTGTAGTTGCAGTCCCGGAAGTCCTTCCCCGTCGGGATCGCGCAGACGCCATTCCGGCCGTAGTCGGTCTCCCAGTGCACCTCGATCCGCCACCCGTCGCTCTCGAAGTCCTCCACGATGATGTGGTCCCCGTCCGGGTCGAAGCATCCGATCCCGAAGGTGTCGTCGCCGGTGCAGACCACAGACTTCGCCGGGGCGGGCCCCGACGAGGTGGCCGATGCGGCCGGAGCGCCGACCAGTCCTGCTCCCAACAAGCCGGCGGCCAGCACCCCCACCGTCCGGCCTGCCCTGGTCACGTTCTTGAGACGATTGCTGTGCGTCATTGCAGTTCTCCTTGAAGGTGTCGTGTTCACGTGCCGAGGACGCTAGGAGGAGAGCACGCCGCCGAGCGAGTCATTTAACGCTCCGCCCCAGGTCAGCGGCGCGAAATGCAGACGAAGGTCGGAGGCAGGCCCTACTTCCGTCGGGGCCCCCTGTGCAAAGTGGAACCTTCGGCATCCTGTGCGCCCTGACGACCGTCCCTACGCTGGAGTGGATGCGGCAACGGGGAACGACGTCCAGGGGAGATCATGAGCACGCGCAGTGACGACTGGGAGGACAGTGCGGTCGCGGGGCTGCGTCCACCGCGCGAGAGGGTCGACCCGCGGTGCCGGAGCTGGTGGCTCGCCCAGGTGGTGGTGAGCGCCGTCTGCGTTGTGGGACCGCTCTTCGTGCTCGGGCTGTCGATCGAGGCGGCCCGGTGGTGGTTCCTCACGCCGGCGATCGTCGCGGCGGTGCTGTCTGTCATGGCCATGGTGGTGGTGCCGCGCGTCCGGTGGGCGATCCACCGCTGGGAGGCGACGGACCAGGCGCTCTACAGCCGCTCGGGTCTGTTCTGGCACGAGTGGCGGGCGGCCCCGCTCTCCCGGGTGCAG contains the following coding sequences:
- a CDS encoding substrate-binding domain-containing protein: MSVRSLAAAAALTTGLMLTGCAGEDPDVTVGLITKQEDNPYWVTMRQVAEETAGEENVDLLTATGTSDVDVDSQVVALQEMTAQGADGILIAPTDSEALVPAIEDAREAGVTVIAVDTPTEPESAVDAVFATDNHEAGELVGEYAKAKAEEMGLEPRIAILDLAPGIASGEQRRAGFLAGFGIEEDDPQISGSQDTEGDRELGVVAMRDLLAQDPGINVIYAVNEPAALGAVVALEEVDRDQGDVILVTVDGGCEAIKDAVRPGDIDATAQQYPENMAREGVTALADHARGGPAPTGFLNTGIVLITGNPAPGVESRDVAFGVRNCWG
- a CDS encoding PH domain-containing protein, encoding MSTRSDDWEDSAVAGLRPPRERVDPRCRSWWLAQVVVSAVCVVGPLFVLGLSIEAARWWFLTPAIVAAVLSVMAMVVVPRVRWAIHRWEATDQALYSRSGLFWHEWRAAPLSRVQSVDMVRGPLQQRFGLATISVTTASAKGEVKIQALDADVAEAMVDRFTLLTEADQQDAT